The following proteins are co-located in the Methanobacterium formicicum DSM 3637 genome:
- the argF gene encoding ornithine carbamoyltransferase: protein MKHLLSAQDARNHLDEILEKAEEFKKGQGPEKPLKGKSLAMVFEKSSTRTRISFEVGMYQLGGHPLYLSASDLQLGRGEIIPDTARAMSRYVDGIMIRAREHDDVLQFAKYADIPVINGLTNLEHPCQAFTDIFTILERKNTLDLKMTFMGDGNNVCNSLLLATAMVGMDFTVACPPGYEPDQVILEEAEKIAEKSGSVIKITSDVAEAVKDADVIYTDVWVSMGDEAEEAQRIKDMHDYQVNQDILAMAAEDAMVLHCLPAIRGQEITEEVLNGPQSAVWDQAENRLHVQKAIMYLLMKS from the coding sequence ATGAAACATCTTTTATCCGCGCAAGACGCGCGAAACCATCTGGATGAAATACTGGAAAAAGCAGAAGAGTTTAAAAAAGGACAAGGACCTGAAAAACCATTAAAAGGCAAATCACTGGCTATGGTTTTTGAAAAATCTTCAACCAGAACCAGGATATCCTTCGAAGTTGGTATGTACCAGTTAGGTGGACATCCACTGTATTTATCCGCTTCAGACCTTCAGCTAGGGCGAGGAGAGATCATTCCGGACACTGCACGGGCAATGAGTCGTTATGTAGATGGAATTATGATCAGGGCACGTGAGCACGATGATGTCCTCCAGTTTGCCAAGTACGCAGATATCCCGGTGATAAATGGTTTAACCAATCTAGAACACCCCTGCCAGGCCTTTACTGATATTTTCACCATACTGGAGCGCAAAAACACTTTAGACCTTAAGATGACATTTATGGGTGATGGGAACAACGTATGTAACTCTCTATTGCTGGCAACAGCCATGGTGGGCATGGATTTCACTGTAGCCTGTCCTCCAGGTTATGAGCCTGATCAGGTTATTTTAGAAGAGGCAGAGAAGATTGCTGAAAAATCAGGTTCAGTTATTAAAATCACCAGTGATGTTGCAGAAGCAGTTAAGGATGCTGATGTAATTTACACTGATGTATGGGTTAGTATGGGTGATGAAGCCGAAGAAGCCCAGAGAATAAAAGACATGCATGATTATCAGGTTAACCAGGATATCCTGGCAATGGCTGCCGAGGATGCTATGGTCCTGCACTGTCTCCCTGCTATAAGGGGTCAGGAAATAACTGAAGAAGTTTTAAATGGTCCGCAATCAGCTGTGTGGGATCAGGCTGAGAACCGTTTACATGTGCAAAAAGCTATAATGTACCTCTTAATGAAGAGTTGA
- a CDS encoding TetR/AcrR family transcriptional regulator, whose product MSTNTEQKILDAALKVFSENGYTGARTRIIAEKSGFTEMTLFRKFETKENLFNKVLTVNKQRVMEDVNSLLVLDEEVTDPKTQFKSLILNLVDLVDKNFEYVNIIVYERDNVSNSITEIFILHLSKFLEEIFPQKNVDPTVLAYMILSFLYFITLNRKTGQAYFDLDKAVEEFIDYHSRCLEV is encoded by the coding sequence ATGTCTACTAATACTGAACAAAAAATATTAGACGCTGCTTTAAAAGTTTTCTCAGAAAATGGTTATACTGGTGCTAGAACCAGAATAATCGCCGAAAAGTCTGGTTTTACTGAGATGACCCTTTTTAGAAAGTTCGAAACAAAAGAAAATCTTTTTAATAAGGTTCTAACTGTAAACAAACAGAGGGTAATGGAAGATGTTAATTCCCTACTGGTTCTAGATGAGGAAGTAACAGACCCTAAAACCCAATTCAAATCCTTAATCCTAAATTTAGTGGATTTAGTTGATAAAAACTTTGAATACGTGAATATAATCGTTTATGAACGAGACAATGTTTCCAATTCCATTACTGAAATCTTCATACTGCATCTGTCTAAGTTCCTGGAAGAAATATTCCCTCAAAAAAATGTGGATCCTACTGTGCTGGCCTACATGATCTTGAGCTTCCTGTATTTCATCACTCTTAACCGAAAAACAGGACAGGCGTATTTTGATTTGGACAAAGCTGTTGAAGAATTTATAGATTATCATTCCAGATGCCTGGAAGTATAA
- the argS gene encoding arginine--tRNA ligase, with amino-acid sequence MYRKLEQYAIQSVKKTIQDLGWEEPSEIKFEVPPNSNMGDLATSVAFQLASSLKKSPVEISQNISGNIEIIPPFKKVESKGPYVNFFFDPEMFSRMVLESIQEDYGALENKQEKVILEHTSANPNGPLHIGHIRNAIIGDSLARVLRAAGFQVETQYYVNDMGRQIAMIVWGLQNLDYQMDPDGKKDVEIGKLYFQVNQKLKANPEIKSQIDSILKTYEEENPPELESMFKEVVSNCLEGVENTSRRMNITHDAFVWESQFVRDGSMKKILETLDEYTKQNDVLYLDLTDYGIEKELILTRSDGTSLYSTRDLAYHLQKSENSDQVVDVLGSDHKLAIDQLKIALGLLGGKSPDVIFYEFITLPEGSMSTRRGVFISVDELIDEATQRARVELDERRPELGEDEKKKIAKIIGVGAIRYYIARLSPEKHIVFKWDEALSFERGCASIQYAHARACKLLEKAGGFTPSEVKMDTLNFHDLDTLEVDLLKTLAKFSTVIEDSARDLRVHSVAQYALEVAGAFNKFYKSVPVIGSEKEFLRLLMVDKSRITIRNCLDLLGIEAPVSM; translated from the coding sequence ATGTACAGAAAACTGGAACAATATGCTATTCAATCCGTGAAAAAAACAATTCAAGATCTCGGATGGGAAGAACCCTCTGAAATCAAATTTGAAGTACCACCCAACTCCAATATGGGTGATCTGGCCACTTCCGTGGCTTTTCAATTAGCTTCATCACTTAAAAAATCTCCAGTGGAGATTTCACAAAACATTTCAGGTAACATTGAAATTATACCTCCTTTTAAAAAAGTAGAATCCAAAGGACCCTATGTTAACTTTTTCTTTGACCCGGAAATGTTCTCACGGATGGTTCTTGAATCAATTCAGGAAGACTACGGTGCTCTGGAAAACAAGCAAGAAAAAGTAATCCTGGAGCACACTTCTGCCAATCCCAACGGACCATTACACATTGGACACATCAGAAACGCAATTATAGGCGATTCACTGGCCCGAGTTCTTAGAGCAGCTGGTTTCCAGGTGGAAACCCAGTACTACGTTAATGATATGGGACGACAGATAGCCATGATCGTTTGGGGACTTCAAAACCTGGACTACCAGATGGATCCTGATGGAAAGAAAGATGTGGAGATAGGGAAACTTTACTTCCAGGTTAACCAGAAATTAAAAGCAAATCCAGAAATTAAAAGCCAGATAGATTCTATCCTTAAAACATACGAGGAAGAAAACCCCCCGGAACTGGAATCAATGTTTAAGGAAGTGGTTAGTAATTGCCTGGAAGGGGTGGAAAATACTTCCCGCCGTATGAACATCACCCACGACGCATTCGTATGGGAGAGCCAGTTTGTCAGGGACGGTTCAATGAAGAAAATACTGGAAACCCTGGATGAATACACCAAACAAAATGATGTGCTCTACCTGGATCTTACTGATTACGGAATTGAAAAAGAACTTATTTTAACCCGTTCAGATGGAACATCCCTTTACAGTACCCGAGACTTGGCCTATCACTTGCAAAAATCTGAAAACTCAGATCAGGTGGTGGATGTTCTGGGTTCGGATCATAAACTGGCCATTGACCAGTTAAAAATTGCCCTGGGCTTATTAGGGGGAAAAAGTCCGGATGTTATTTTCTACGAGTTCATCACCCTGCCTGAAGGATCCATGTCCACTCGGAGGGGAGTGTTCATCAGTGTGGATGAGCTGATAGACGAAGCCACCCAGAGGGCCAGGGTAGAACTGGATGAGCGAAGACCGGAACTGGGTGAAGATGAGAAAAAGAAAATTGCAAAAATCATCGGTGTGGGAGCTATACGCTATTATATTGCACGATTATCCCCAGAAAAGCACATTGTATTTAAATGGGATGAAGCATTAAGTTTTGAAAGAGGATGTGCATCTATCCAGTATGCTCATGCCCGAGCATGTAAATTACTGGAAAAAGCAGGCGGATTCACTCCATCAGAGGTAAAAATGGATACTTTGAACTTCCATGATCTGGATACACTGGAAGTCGACCTCTTAAAAACCCTGGCTAAATTCAGTACCGTTATTGAAGATTCAGCTAGAGACCTGAGAGTTCATTCTGTGGCCCAGTACGCCCTTGAAGTGGCTGGTGCCTTCAATAAATTTTATAAATCAGTTCCAGTGATTGGATCTGAAAAAGAATTCTTAAGACTTCTCATGGTAGACAAATCCCGCATAACCATTAGAAATTGCCTTGATCTACTGGGAATAGAAGCCCCGGTATCAATGTGA
- a CDS encoding signal peptidase I, whose product MAKKRNNKVKQKPKSPPKEKSSSMGKEIASYVIIILVGIILAQHLNVVVSGSMEPVFYRGDVVVIEKTNLFGIQEVNPTDLNVGDIIIYNATWFPEPVIHRIISIQTGSDGQKYYVTKGDNNPKPDPSLVSTGQVQAKVVSIGNQPLVIPKIGYITLWIRGL is encoded by the coding sequence ATGGCCAAAAAGAGGAATAATAAAGTTAAACAAAAACCTAAATCCCCTCCTAAGGAAAAATCCAGTAGTATGGGAAAGGAAATAGCCAGTTATGTTATAATCATACTGGTGGGGATTATACTGGCCCAGCACCTGAATGTGGTGGTTTCTGGAAGTATGGAACCAGTCTTCTACCGGGGAGACGTGGTGGTAATAGAAAAAACCAACCTGTTTGGTATCCAGGAAGTTAACCCCACTGATCTGAATGTAGGAGATATTATCATATACAATGCCACCTGGTTCCCTGAACCTGTTATCCATCGTATAATCAGCATTCAGACCGGATCGGATGGACAAAAATATTACGTTACCAAGGGAGATAATAATCCCAAACCAGACCCGAGTTTGGTTTCAACAGGACAGGTACAGGCCAAAGTAGTGAGTATTGGTAACCAGCCCCTGGTAATCCCTAAAATTGGTTACATAACCCTATGGATCCGTGGATTATAA
- the ilvD gene encoding dihydroxy-acid dehydratase, translated as MRSDNIKKGIHRAPHRSLLRACGVTDSEMDKPFIGIANSFTDIVPGHLHLKQIADAVKMGINQAGGVPFEFSTMAICDGISMNHDGMRYSLASREIVADTVESMAQAHSLDALVLIPTCDKTVPGMLMAAARLDIPAIVVTGGPMLPGEYKGEVVDFINVSEAVGQVSAGKMSEEELDELERCACPGAGSCAGLFTANSMACLTETMGMSLPYCATTHAVDAQKIQLARKSGEKIMELVEKNITPSMIMSQEAFNNAVVVDLALGGSSNTALHLPAIAHELEEKGVKVNLDLFDYYSRKIPHLAAISPSGKHTMLDLHKAGGIPAVLKVLGDKIVQEALTCTGDSIGNNIIDAEVLDDSVIHSLDNPVHQEGGIAVLKGNLAPNGSVVKQAAVNPDMLTHQGPARVFNSEEETTKAIFEGKIQEQDVIVIRYEGPRGGPGMREMLNPTSAISGMGIKSVALITDGRFSGGTRGPCIGHVSPEAMSNGPIAVVEDGDIIKIDIPQRKLELMVDEDEIKQRLQNIKHPEKPLKGWLARYSKMASSADEGAVLK; from the coding sequence ATGAGAAGTGATAACATAAAAAAGGGTATCCATAGAGCCCCCCACCGTTCCCTTTTAAGGGCTTGTGGAGTAACCGATTCTGAAATGGATAAACCATTCATTGGAATAGCTAACAGTTTTACCGACATAGTTCCAGGACATCTCCATTTAAAACAGATTGCAGATGCAGTTAAAATGGGAATAAATCAGGCTGGAGGTGTGCCTTTCGAGTTCAGCACCATGGCTATTTGTGATGGAATTTCCATGAATCACGACGGAATGCGCTATTCACTGGCCAGCAGGGAAATTGTGGCGGACACTGTGGAAAGTATGGCCCAAGCCCACAGTTTAGATGCTCTGGTCCTTATACCAACCTGTGATAAAACCGTTCCCGGCATGCTCATGGCAGCTGCCCGGCTGGACATACCAGCAATAGTAGTTACCGGGGGCCCCATGCTCCCTGGAGAATACAAAGGAGAAGTAGTGGACTTTATAAACGTTTCCGAAGCAGTAGGGCAGGTTTCAGCTGGGAAAATGAGTGAAGAAGAACTGGACGAACTGGAACGTTGCGCCTGTCCAGGTGCAGGATCCTGTGCCGGGCTTTTCACTGCCAACAGCATGGCCTGTTTAACTGAGACCATGGGAATGAGCCTACCTTACTGTGCCACCACCCATGCAGTTGATGCCCAGAAAATCCAGCTGGCCAGAAAATCCGGGGAGAAAATAATGGAACTGGTGGAAAAAAACATCACCCCATCCATGATCATGAGCCAGGAAGCTTTTAACAACGCCGTTGTTGTTGATCTGGCACTGGGAGGATCCAGTAACACCGCCCTACACTTACCAGCCATTGCCCATGAACTGGAAGAGAAGGGAGTTAAAGTTAATCTGGACCTTTTCGACTATTACAGCAGGAAAATACCACACCTGGCTGCAATCAGCCCTTCAGGTAAACATACCATGCTGGACTTGCACAAAGCAGGAGGTATTCCTGCAGTTTTAAAAGTTTTAGGAGATAAAATTGTTCAAGAAGCTCTTACCTGTACTGGTGACTCCATCGGCAATAATATCATCGATGCAGAGGTTTTGGATGATTCAGTTATTCATTCACTGGACAATCCAGTGCACCAGGAAGGAGGTATTGCGGTTTTAAAAGGAAATCTTGCCCCCAATGGTTCTGTGGTTAAGCAGGCAGCAGTCAACCCGGACATGTTGACCCACCAGGGCCCAGCCCGAGTCTTCAACAGTGAAGAAGAAACCACCAAAGCCATATTCGAGGGTAAAATCCAGGAACAGGATGTAATTGTGATTCGTTACGAGGGGCCCCGTGGGGGTCCTGGTATGAGGGAAATGTTAAACCCCACATCGGCAATATCTGGAATGGGAATCAAATCCGTTGCACTCATAACCGATGGCAGATTCTCTGGAGGAACTCGAGGTCCATGTATCGGACATGTTTCGCCAGAAGCTATGAGTAATGGTCCTATTGCCGTGGTGGAAGATGGTGACATTATAAAAATAGACATACCCCAGAGGAAACTGGAACTCATGGTAGATGAAGATGAAATCAAGCAAAGGCTTCAAAACATCAAACACCCTGAAAAACCATTGAAAGGATGGTTAGCACGTTACAGTAAAATGGCCAGTTCTGCTGATGAAGGTGCAGTTCTAAAATAG
- a CDS encoding threonine--tRNA ligase translates to MRILLIHSDHLKYQTKSKTRIAEEIEDEKKKGQFENALVVFTAVEKEDEENPTAVVENAVQEILDVSGKVKPENIVIYPYAHLSSSLGAPDAAKKILTNLESELKTRDLVVSRVPFGWYKSFEVSCKGHPLSELSRSITSQKAAETKKDESEDGEESEFYILTDGELLDTENYNYQNEDLKKLVDYELGRGESTGEEPPHVKLMREKKLADYEPSADVGHLRWYPKGRLIRDLLSDYVYNLVTDRGAMPVETPIMYDLADDAIRVHAEKFGERQYRMTSGKKDLMLRFAACFGAFRILADSFLTWKNLPVGIYELSTYSFRLEKKGEVVGLKRLRGFTMPDLHTVCADLDQSLEEFEGQIEMCKKTGEDLDVNYEVILRATADFMQENQDWINKAAAMIGKPVLMEILPERKHYWICKMDFAAIDALGRPIENPTIQIDVESGERFGINYIDSEEHEHHPLILHCSPTGSIERVICSLLEKSALDMKEKVPMLPVWLAPTQVRVIPIAERHMEYANKLAQQIKDAHIRVDVDDRPETVGKKIRNAGGEWASYVIVIGDREIEGGSELTVNVRETGQKVSMGLQELIDVIKLETEGMPYRPLPLPMDISRRVNF, encoded by the coding sequence ATGCGCATACTTTTGATTCATTCTGATCATTTGAAGTACCAGACCAAATCCAAAACACGAATTGCAGAGGAAATAGAAGACGAAAAGAAGAAAGGCCAATTTGAAAACGCACTGGTGGTTTTCACTGCCGTGGAAAAGGAAGATGAAGAAAACCCAACTGCAGTGGTTGAAAACGCTGTGCAGGAAATATTGGATGTATCCGGGAAAGTTAAACCAGAAAACATCGTAATTTATCCCTATGCCCATTTAAGCTCATCATTAGGTGCACCTGATGCAGCCAAGAAGATACTCACCAACCTTGAATCAGAACTCAAGACCAGAGATCTGGTGGTAAGCAGAGTACCCTTCGGATGGTACAAGTCATTCGAAGTCTCCTGCAAGGGACACCCTCTATCTGAACTTTCCCGTAGCATAACCTCCCAGAAAGCCGCGGAAACAAAGAAAGATGAATCTGAAGATGGTGAAGAATCAGAATTTTACATATTAACAGATGGTGAACTTCTGGACACCGAGAATTACAATTACCAGAATGAGGACCTTAAAAAACTGGTGGATTATGAACTAGGAAGGGGAGAATCAACTGGTGAAGAACCCCCACACGTGAAACTCATGCGTGAGAAAAAACTAGCCGATTACGAACCATCTGCAGATGTGGGACACCTCCGCTGGTACCCTAAAGGCAGGCTCATCCGTGACCTGTTATCGGATTATGTTTACAACCTGGTAACCGACCGCGGGGCAATGCCAGTGGAAACCCCAATCATGTACGACCTGGCCGATGATGCCATCCGGGTGCACGCAGAAAAATTCGGAGAAAGGCAGTACCGGATGACCAGCGGTAAAAAAGACCTCATGCTCAGATTCGCAGCCTGTTTCGGAGCATTCAGAATCCTGGCAGACTCATTCTTAACCTGGAAAAACCTGCCAGTGGGTATCTACGAGCTTTCAACCTACAGTTTCCGTCTGGAGAAAAAGGGAGAAGTTGTGGGATTAAAAAGACTCCGTGGATTCACCATGCCTGACCTGCACACAGTTTGTGCTGACTTGGACCAGTCACTGGAAGAGTTTGAAGGCCAGATTGAAATGTGTAAAAAGACTGGAGAAGACCTGGATGTCAATTACGAAGTTATACTTCGGGCTACAGCAGATTTCATGCAGGAAAATCAGGACTGGATCAACAAAGCAGCAGCCATGATTGGAAAACCAGTTCTGATGGAGATCCTACCGGAACGTAAACACTACTGGATATGTAAAATGGACTTTGCAGCTATTGACGCCCTGGGAAGGCCAATTGAAAATCCTACCATTCAGATTGACGTGGAAAGTGGGGAAAGATTTGGAATCAACTACATTGACTCTGAGGAGCATGAACACCACCCTCTCATCTTACACTGCAGTCCTACCGGAAGTATTGAACGGGTTATATGTAGTTTGCTTGAAAAATCAGCACTGGACATGAAAGAAAAAGTCCCAATGTTACCGGTGTGGCTGGCACCCACCCAGGTGCGAGTCATACCAATAGCAGAGCGACACATGGAGTATGCAAATAAACTGGCACAGCAAATCAAGGACGCTCATATACGTGTGGACGTGGATGACCGCCCAGAAACAGTGGGTAAAAAGATCCGTAATGCTGGTGGAGAATGGGCATCCTATGTTATTGTAATTGGGGACCGTGAAATTGAAGGAGGTTCTGAATTAACAGTTAACGTTAGAGAAACCGGTCAAAAGGTATCCATGGGCCTTCAGGAACTCATCGATGTCATAAAACTGGAAACTGAAGGAATGCCCTACAGGCCACTACCTCTTCCAATGGACATCTCAAGAAGGGTTAACTTCTAA
- a CDS encoding Xaa-Pro peptidase family protein, with product MKNALIEKVPLSQIEGRIKSFKAIMDVSNPGWEMAVIFSKINIYYFTGTMQEGILLIPCEEDPILWVRRSYQRAMDESLFPYIKPMKSFRDARKEIKTLPDTVYLETEVVPLALYQRFTKHFPFKEFKPVDQQLAAVRAVKSEYELSFMRKSGKIHQKVTEDMVPEMLQEGMSEADLAVEIFKTLVNEGHDGLTRFGMFDNEMVVGHVGFGDSSIYPTYFDGASGTRGISPAAPVLGSRNRKLEKGDLVFVDVGCAVNGYNTDKTMTYMYGSTLPEHALEAHQRCVEIQNQIARMLKPGTIPSQIYGDIMDNLDDDFLENFMGFGPRKVKFLGHAIGLLIDELPVIAERFDQPLQEGMAFAVEPKKGIKDIGMVGIENTFIVTASGGECITGNHPGMIPIF from the coding sequence ATGAAAAATGCTTTAATTGAAAAGGTTCCTTTATCCCAGATCGAAGGTAGGATAAAATCTTTTAAGGCCATAATGGACGTTTCAAACCCGGGATGGGAAATGGCAGTAATTTTCAGTAAAATCAACATTTACTACTTCACCGGCACCATGCAGGAGGGCATACTTTTAATTCCCTGTGAAGAAGATCCCATTTTATGGGTACGGCGCAGTTACCAACGAGCAATGGATGAATCATTATTCCCCTATATTAAACCAATGAAAAGTTTCCGGGATGCTCGTAAGGAAATTAAAACTCTTCCAGATACAGTTTATCTGGAAACTGAAGTGGTACCCCTGGCACTGTACCAGCGTTTTACCAAACACTTCCCTTTCAAAGAATTCAAACCAGTTGATCAACAATTAGCTGCTGTGAGGGCAGTTAAAAGTGAATACGAGCTATCTTTCATGAGGAAGTCAGGGAAAATCCATCAAAAGGTTACCGAAGACATGGTGCCTGAAATGTTGCAGGAGGGTATGAGTGAAGCAGATCTGGCTGTTGAAATCTTCAAAACTCTGGTAAATGAAGGTCATGATGGATTAACCCGTTTTGGAATGTTCGATAACGAAATGGTAGTGGGACATGTTGGTTTTGGTGATAGTTCCATTTATCCCACCTATTTTGACGGTGCCAGTGGAACTCGTGGGATAAGCCCAGCAGCACCAGTCTTAGGGAGTCGTAATCGAAAACTGGAAAAAGGTGACCTGGTATTTGTAGATGTAGGCTGTGCTGTAAATGGTTACAACACCGATAAGACCATGACCTACATGTATGGCAGCACATTACCTGAACATGCCCTGGAAGCCCACCAGAGGTGTGTGGAAATCCAGAACCAAATCGCCCGAATGTTGAAACCCGGTACAATTCCCTCCCAGATATATGGTGACATTATGGATAACCTGGATGATGATTTTCTGGAGAACTTCATGGGGTTCGGACCACGTAAGGTAAAGTTTTTAGGGCACGCAATAGGCCTGTTGATTGATGAACTCCCGGTGATTGCAGAAAGATTCGACCAACCACTCCAGGAAGGCATGGCCTTTGCAGTGGAACCTAAAAAAGGAATTAAAGATATTGGGATGGTAGGAATTGAGAATACCTTCATTGTCACAGCTAGTGGTGGGGAATGCATCACCGGGAACCATCCCGGAATGATCCCTATCTTTTGA
- a CDS encoding ParA family protein, with product MAEVISILNQKGGCGKTTTAVNLSAALALLGKKVLVIDMDPQANATTAFGVEKNEENSVYRVLTGEQTVGEAIVSTEISQLDLLPSHISLSGAEIELSKDIGFPFILKESMDGLLDDYDYVLLDVPPSLGILTINALVAADSVIIPIQAEFYALEGMADLLDAMKLVESRLNSPSPIKGILITLYDSRTRLGRDVYQNVKQYFGDTEYIFKTTIPRNVKLAEAPSHGKPCIIYDDECIGTEAYNDLAKEFLSLNESDGEGNK from the coding sequence ATGGCAGAAGTAATATCTATACTCAATCAGAAGGGTGGTTGCGGTAAAACCACCACTGCGGTAAACCTTTCAGCGGCATTAGCACTTTTAGGGAAAAAAGTTCTGGTAATTGACATGGACCCTCAGGCCAATGCCACCACTGCATTTGGGGTGGAGAAAAACGAGGAAAATTCAGTTTACAGGGTTTTAACTGGTGAACAAACCGTAGGGGAGGCAATTGTTTCCACTGAAATTTCCCAATTGGACCTTCTTCCCAGTCATATCTCACTCAGCGGGGCTGAAATAGAGCTCAGTAAAGATATTGGATTCCCATTCATATTAAAAGAATCCATGGATGGTCTTCTGGATGATTATGATTATGTTCTGCTGGATGTGCCTCCTTCTCTTGGTATTCTAACCATAAATGCCCTGGTAGCTGCAGATAGTGTTATCATACCTATCCAGGCCGAATTTTATGCCCTGGAGGGAATGGCTGATCTTTTAGATGCCATGAAACTGGTTGAAAGTCGTCTAAACAGTCCTTCGCCAATAAAGGGAATATTAATCACCCTCTATGATTCTCGCACTCGACTGGGTAGGGATGTTTACCAGAATGTAAAACAGTACTTCGGTGATACTGAATACATTTTTAAAACCACTATCCCTCGGAATGTTAAACTGGCCGAAGCCCCCAGCCATGGGAAGCCCTGTATTATTTATGATGATGAATGTATAGGAACTGAAGCCTACAATGACCTTGCCAAGGAATTTTTATCACTAAATGAATCTGATGGGGAGGGCAATAAATGA